TTCCGCAAGATATGGAAAAGTAACCGATTTTTTATCAACCGGTGGCGAAACTTTTACCTTCCGGCTTTGGTTAAAGGAAGACAGGATGATATCTTTTGGATCAATTTTACCGGAAGAAATCTTTGCATTGCCTGTAACCAGAACCAGCCTGTGTTCGGGCGCCCATGTTTTCCGGAAAGATTCATGCACATTCTTTAATGCCGCCGAACGGATAACCGGGGTAAAAAGCGTTTTTCCCTGGCCGGGCGACTGCAGCACCCTGTCATTATTTACATGGCTTATAATGTCCCGGGCAAGAGTACGGCTGTTTCTGGTTGGCGCCTTTTTTACTGCATTATCAAGACCTGAAATAAAATCTTTTTTAACCCTGTTAAGTTCTGATTTAGTAAACCCGTGTTCTATGGCCTGTCTTAATGTCTGTTCGACAACGGATAGAGTTTCTTTCCAGTTTTCCGGGCTGCAGTCTGCGGTAATCGCAGCATATTCTATCTGACGCAGGTAAATTCCCGAGCTAATGGCTGCCGATGTAAATGGAGTACCGGGTTTGCCGACCATGGCATCCAGACGGTCCTGCACCATCCGGCTGGCAATATCCCTAAGCAGCCACTTTTTCTGCAATGCAAAGGAATCCGGAGTTTTATCAGTCTTTGCTATCACTTCAATGCTCACAGTTGTATTCCCGGTTTCCTTTTCAAAATGATAGAACGATTTGATTCCTTTATGATTGATCTTCCCTATATCAGAATCAGGCTTAGGTGACGCCCTGGGAGATATGGAAGAAAAGTTATCTTGTATGAGTTTTGCCGCCACTTCCGTGTCAAAATCTCCTGCCATAACAATGACCATCTTTTCAGGCCGATACCATGTATCGTAGAATTTTTTGAAAAGGCTCTGGTCTGCATTTTTAATAATAGATTCTTTACCGATGGGAAGCCTTTCAGTTATCCGGGTATCAGGAAGCTCAAACTTTAAAGTTGAAATAAAGGTGCGGTACGATGCACTGTCACGGGTCCTTTTTTCAGCCAGAACCACCTTCCTTTCTCTGTCTATTTCGGATGGTAATAGCAAAGCGCCCTGAGCATAGTCTTTTAATACCACCAGGCCTTTTTCAAGATCTTCCCGATCTCCATGAGGCAAAAGGACATCATAAACCGTTTCGTAAAATCCGGTATGGGCATTTGCGTCGGCGCCGAACTGCATGCCAATGCTCTGGAAATACTTTACCAGTTCTCCCGGTTTAAAATGGGTGGACCCGTTAAACAGCATATGTTCAAGAAAATGCGCCAGGCCCTGCTCGCTGTCCGATTCATTCATTGAACCTGCCTGAACATTAAGATGCATGCTCACCCTGGCTTTGGGCTCGTGATTCTCCATGAGTACATATCTCAAACCGTTTGGCAGTTTTCCGAACACAATTTCCGGGTCAGGATCAAGATCGCTTTTTTCATGGGGCCAGCATGGCATTTCATCAGCACCACATGCATTTATGGTACCCGGTAAGGCGCTATTTTGTTTAGGTTGATTTGAATCGGCGGCTTGAGACAACCCCGTGACTGGAAACACAACCGCCCATATAAAAAAACCGATAACCAAGCTTTTAAACGAGCTAACGGACATATGACTATCCCCTGTTTGAGTGGAAAATAAAAAGTCTTCAGTCTGCTACCAGGCAAACTGAAGACTTTTAAAGATTCACAGTTGTTTACGGTTTGAAACTTTAACCGGGAAAATAGAAATTCGGTAGAGATCGGTGGCCAAATCTCCAATTTCTATTTTTCTAATTTCAACGTTCCCTGAACGCTCACAACCGATTCCTGAATTTAAATCGCTTTTAATATATACTACTTCTTAATATAAACACCTCGTGAAACCGTCTTGATTTTGCCTTGTTTAGTCAGTTTATACAGTGCATTGCTAAGCTGTCTTCCCTCAAATCCGGTTTTTTGTTTTATTTTTTCAATGGCAATTCCCTTCTTGGTCCGCTTAATTGCATCAAAAACACTGCCAAGAACGGTTGTGCCTTTTGCAGCCGCCGGTTTTTTAACTGCTGCTTTTTTCCGCACCGCAGGTTTTTTCTTGGTAGCAGGTTTTCTCTTAACGGCAGCTTTTTTCTTTGCCGCTGCCTCAGCTGCCTGCATCTTCTCCACGTTTTTAGAAAGTTTCTCCAGCTGTTTTGAAAGGTTCACCAGAGACTTTGACGCCGATGCCAGTTGTCTTTTCAACTGTTGCTGTGAAAGTGTCACCAGTTTTTTTTGTACGGTTTTTAGCTGTTTTTTTACTTTCTTCATTTCTTATTTTCCTCCCGGGTTTTTGGGTGAATATTTATGAAGAGATATCCTTTTTTAAGTAGTATATAATACTCTTTTAATTGTCAACCATTTATGCGATAAAGTAATAGAACTATTGACAACACAACTGTTTCCATGAAAGATAATTTGCAACCGTTCAGGGGTTCAAGGTTGCATTCTTGTCTCATGGCTCCATTTTGGAGGTGTATTTATATGAGTAGCGACTGGCTTTGCTTGAAAGATACGCCAGGACAAGCCCGGCTTCCTCATTCCCAATCTGATAATTTGCGGCGCTTTGGCAATTATGTGGCAAAACCGGCATTTTTTATGAGAACTTCGGGTCTTTACTTTTGCCCTTGTTTCTAACCCTGAACGTTGAACCCTGAACCTGTGAACGGTTACAATAAAACCCGATATACCCTATAGTGATGGAAAATGGTAGAGCAATCACATCTTTACAACCACAAACAACGCTTTAATATCAAATACGAAGAAGAGCTTAACCCCGCCCAACTAGAAGCAGTCACTTCTCTAGACGGTCCCATGCTCGTTATAGCCGGAGCTGGTAGTGGAAAAACCCGAACACTGACCTACCGGGTGGCACGTCTTGTTGAACGGGGCATTTCACCTGCCTCGATTCTACTTTTAACCTTCACCCGCAAAGCTTCGGCAGAAATGCTCAGCCGCGCAGCACAACTATTGGACAACAGGTGTGAAAGGGTTTCCGGAGGAACTTTTCATTCTTTTTCCAATTCCATGCTGCGAAAGTATGCGTCCATCCTTGGCTTTGACAACAAATATACCATACTTGACCGCGTGGATGCGGAAAGTTTAATCGGCATGCTGAGAAAAGAACTAAATCCCGGACCAAAACATCGCTCGTTTCCCAGAAAGCGTACTTTGGCAAATATTTTCAGCAGATCGGTGAATAAAGTAATTTCCCTTGAAGATGTCATTTATAATGATTATCCCCATTTTCTACCTTATCTGGATGATATTGTTAATCTTGCCATCGAGTATAAAAACCGAAAAGTGATGCATGGCTTTTTTGACTACGATGATCTGTTGGTCTCTTTCGACCTTCTGTTGAAAAATCACACGGATATACGGGACAGTATATCATCGTTATACCAGTATATCATGGTGGACGAATATCAGGATACCAACCAGATACAGGCCTCTATTTTATACTCCTTAACCAGTAAAAATAAAAACGTGATGGTGGTGGGAGACGATTCTCAGAGCATCTATGCTTTCAGGGGGGCAAATTTTAAGAATATCATCGATTTCCCCCAACTGTTTCCGGAAACCAAAATTATCAGCCTGGAAGAAAACTATCGCAGTGTCCAACCCATATTGGATCTGACCAATGTTATTATCGACCGGGCGGCGGAAAAATTTTCCAAGAAGCTTTTTACCCGAAAAACCGGCGGGGTAACACCCTTGCTGGCTTGCACCCAAAGTGAAAACGACCAGTCGATGTTCGTTGTTGATAAAATCCAAGAGCTGAACATGAGCGGGGTTCCCCTGAGCCGAATGGCCGTTTTGTTCAGGGCCGGATTTCACTCCTTTGACCTTGAAATCGAACTTGCCAGAGAAAAAATTCCTTTTATCAAGGTCGGCGGTTTCAAATTTACTGAATCTGCGCATATTAAAGACGTGCTGGCACACCTGAAAGTGATCGCCAACCCGCATGACCGCATAAGCTGGTACAGGATCCTGCTTTTAATAGAAAAAATAGGGCCCAAGACCGCCCAAAACATATATCAGGCAATACATAATGAGCGGTCGGGATATACGGGGATTTTCACCATCAAACTCAAATCAGGCCTGAACCAACGTCTAAGCCGGCTCAGGCAGCTTTTCTCCAATATAAATTCCAATCCTTTGTCGGTTGCTGAAATGGGAGAAATCATTTTACACTACTATTTGCCTGTTTTAAAGGACAGGTATGACAATCACCCCAAGCGCGCAAGGGATCTCGAACAACTGTTAGCTATTATGCAACGTTATAACAGCCTTGAACAATTCTTAACCGATATGGCCCTTGAACCACCGAACACCAGTATGGATAATACATTTACCGAGACTTCGACCGATAACAACCGCCTGGTTCTTTCAACCATTCATTCTGCAAAGGGCCTTGAATGGCACACCGTGTTTATTATCTGGACGCTTGATGGTCGTTTCCCTTCCATACATTCTTTAAACAACGAAGAAGACCTGGAAGAAGAACTCAGGCTGATGTATGTGGCGGCCACCCGTGCACAAAATAATCTTTTTTTTACCTATCCAGGTCATACTTATGATAGGGGTTCAGGCATGATATTTTCCAGGCCGTCGCGCTTTATTGACATGATACCGGATGATATACTTGAAAAGTATTATGTTGATTAACCGCATATCCCGTGATATGCACAGCGGAAATTTATAAACTCATTTTATAAGGTACTGTTGAGACAGTCAGCCGTTATATTTAAGAACGGCTTAAACCAGCAACTCGAAACCTGTAACTATGTCCCCGGAAAATTACATCCTGATTATCGGCTACATCTTTGGATTTTACATGGCGTGGAATATCGGCGCTAATGATGTGGCCAACTCCATGGCATCCGCCGTCGGTGCGAAGGCGATTACCATACGCCAGGCAATCTTTATTGCCGGCATCCTGAATGTTCTCGGTGCGGTCTTTATCGGTTCTCATGTCACCAATACCATACGCAAAGGAATCGTCTCGACTGACATTCTCACCGACCCTCATCTGGCCCTTATCGGTGCATTGTCCGCCCTTCTTGCCGCTGCCCTGTGGGTGAGCTTTGCCACCTGGAAATCCCTTCCTGTTTCCACTACCCATTCCATTGTTGGCGCCATGATCGGTTTCGGCATCATGACCGGCGGTTTCTCTGTAATAAACTGGGGGAAACTGGCTGCCGTTGTAATGAGCTGGGTTATTTCTCCTGTTTTTAGCCTTATCATTTCATTTATCATGTTTAAAGTTATCATACGGTTGGTTTTATCAAAAAAAGACCGGTTTATCATGGCACTCAAATCATCACCGTTTTTTATCGGGCTTGCCTTTTTCGTGGTAATCCTGTCTTTTCTATTTAAAACACCTTTGGGGAAAACGCTTTCGGTCAGCACACCTGAAGCCTTGATTATCGCTCTGATTTTGGCCGTTTTGTTAGGATTTTCCGGAAAGATGCTTTTAAAACGCTTCATTAAAAGTGACCCGTCCAACGGAACTGAAGAGGTTTTCCGACGGATCCAGATAGGCACCTCATGTTATGTTGCACTGGCCCAAGGTGCAAACGATGTGGCCAACGCCATCGGCCCTCTTGCGGTGATCTATTTTCTGGCCAAAACGGGAGGCGTAGGAGCAAAAGTGCCGGTACCTTTCTTTCTTCTTTTATTCGGCGGGGTAGGTATTGCTTGCGGAATATCAATGGCAGGCTACCGGGTCATGGATACCATCGGTAAAAGAATTACCACCCTCACCAATACTCGCGGATTTTGTGTTGATTTTGCCGCGGCAACCACCGTCCTTGTTGCCTCGAAGTTGGGCCTTCCGGTTTCAACCACCCATGCGGCAGTCGGCGGTGTCATGGGGGTGGGAATCGCGCGTGGAATCGAAGCGGTCAA
The nucleotide sequence above comes from Thermodesulfobacteriota bacterium. Encoded proteins:
- a CDS encoding insulinase family protein, whose amino-acid sequence is MSVSSFKSLVIGFFIWAVVFPVTGLSQAADSNQPKQNSALPGTINACGADEMPCWPHEKSDLDPDPEIVFGKLPNGLRYVLMENHEPKARVSMHLNVQAGSMNESDSEQGLAHFLEHMLFNGSTHFKPGELVKYFQSIGMQFGADANAHTGFYETVYDVLLPHGDREDLEKGLVVLKDYAQGALLLPSEIDRERKVVLAEKRTRDSASYRTFISTLKFELPDTRITERLPIGKESIIKNADQSLFKKFYDTWYRPEKMVIVMAGDFDTEVAAKLIQDNFSSISPRASPKPDSDIGKINHKGIKSFYHFEKETGNTTVSIEVIAKTDKTPDSFALQKKWLLRDIASRMVQDRLDAMVGKPGTPFTSAAISSGIYLRQIEYAAITADCSPENWKETLSVVEQTLRQAIEHGFTKSELNRVKKDFISGLDNAVKKAPTRNSRTLARDIISHVNNDRVLQSPGQGKTLFTPVIRSAALKNVHESFRKTWAPEHRLVLVTGNAKISSGKIDPKDIILSSFNQSRKVKVSPPVDKKSVTFPYLAEPEHRGRIVAKTVIDDLKIVQVDFENGVRLNLKKTDFKADEVKVLLAFGSGRSEEPADKAGLAQLSEAVINESGLGSLEKDDIERALAGKNTSVFFEIDEDKFSLNGTSVTKEIELLFQLIYAHLVDPGYRENAYQLSIKRFEQEYKALSSSIDGAMMLSGRRFLAGGDSRFGLPGFDELKKLTLKDIRSWIDKPLKHGRLEVSVVGDFDIDLMIDTVSRYLGSLPVRKESEHDKRSDLPEFPAAQILKTEVPTKINKGIVIVAYPSEDLWDINRSRRLSVLAEIFSDRLRENIREKLGAVYSTFAFNSPKRAYPGYGVFYSMAYIDPAQAGLIQSQIKKIASDISQNGVTQEELKRALKPTLTGIKEMLEKNSYWLGTVLCQSVTYPQQLKWSRTILRDYASIRADEVSALAEKYLDNSKAATIIIKPVDK
- a CDS encoding ATP-dependent helicase, giving the protein MVEQSHLYNHKQRFNIKYEEELNPAQLEAVTSLDGPMLVIAGAGSGKTRTLTYRVARLVERGISPASILLLTFTRKASAEMLSRAAQLLDNRCERVSGGTFHSFSNSMLRKYASILGFDNKYTILDRVDAESLIGMLRKELNPGPKHRSFPRKRTLANIFSRSVNKVISLEDVIYNDYPHFLPYLDDIVNLAIEYKNRKVMHGFFDYDDLLVSFDLLLKNHTDIRDSISSLYQYIMVDEYQDTNQIQASILYSLTSKNKNVMVVGDDSQSIYAFRGANFKNIIDFPQLFPETKIISLEENYRSVQPILDLTNVIIDRAAEKFSKKLFTRKTGGVTPLLACTQSENDQSMFVVDKIQELNMSGVPLSRMAVLFRAGFHSFDLEIELAREKIPFIKVGGFKFTESAHIKDVLAHLKVIANPHDRISWYRILLLIEKIGPKTAQNIYQAIHNERSGYTGIFTIKLKSGLNQRLSRLRQLFSNINSNPLSVAEMGEIILHYYLPVLKDRYDNHPKRARDLEQLLAIMQRYNSLEQFLTDMALEPPNTSMDNTFTETSTDNNRLVLSTIHSAKGLEWHTVFIIWTLDGRFPSIHSLNNEEDLEEELRLMYVAATRAQNNLFFTYPGHTYDRGSGMIFSRPSRFIDMIPDDILEKYYVD
- a CDS encoding anion permease; translated protein: MSPENYILIIGYIFGFYMAWNIGANDVANSMASAVGAKAITIRQAIFIAGILNVLGAVFIGSHVTNTIRKGIVSTDILTDPHLALIGALSALLAAALWVSFATWKSLPVSTTHSIVGAMIGFGIMTGGFSVINWGKLAAVVMSWVISPVFSLIISFIMFKVIIRLVLSKKDRFIMALKSSPFFIGLAFFVVILSFLFKTPLGKTLSVSTPEALIIALILAVLLGFSGKMLLKRFIKSDPSNGTEEVFRRIQIGTSCYVALAQGANDVANAIGPLAVIYFLAKTGGVGAKVPVPFFLLLFGGVGIACGISMAGYRVMDTIGKRITTLTNTRGFCVDFAAATTVLVASKLGLPVSTTHAAVGGVMGVGIARGIEAVNFSIIFKIIVYWVLTVPVAAITSIIIFKILQLII